A part of Chlorocebus sabaeus isolate Y175 chromosome 28, mChlSab1.0.hap1, whole genome shotgun sequence genomic DNA contains:
- the CLDN3 gene encoding claudin-3: MSMGLEITGTALAVLGWLGTIVCCALPMWRVTAFIGSNIITSQTIWEGLWMNCVVQSTGQMQCKVYDSLLALPQDLQAARALIIVAILLAAFGLLVALVGAQCTNCVQDDTAKAKITIVAGVLFLLAALLTLVPVSWSANTIIREFYNPVVPEAQKREMGTSLYVGWAAAALQLLGGALLCCSCPPREKKYMPTKVVYSAPRSTGPGASMGTAYDRKDYV, encoded by the coding sequence ATGTCCATGGGCCTGGAGATCACGGGCACCGCGCTGGCCGTGCTGGGCTGGCTGGGCACCATCGTGTGCTGCGCGCTGCCCATGTGGCGCGTGACGGCCTTCATCGGCAGCAACATCATCACGTCGCAGACCATCTGGGAGGGCCTGTGGATGAACTGCGTGGTGCAGAGCACCGGCCAGATGCAGTGCAAGGTGTACGACTCGCTGTTGGCGCTGCCGCAGGACCTGCAGGCGGCCCGCGCCCTCATCATAGTGGCCATCCTGCTGGCCGCCTTCGGGCTGCTAGTGGCGTTGGTGGGCGCCCAGTGCACCAACTGCGTGCAGGACGACACGGCCAAGGCCAAGATCACTATCGTGGCGGGCGTGCTGTTCCTTCTGGCCGCCCTGCTCACCCTCGTGCCGGTGTCCTGGTCGGCCAACACCATTATCCGGGAATTCTACAACCCCGTGGTGCCTGAGGCGCAGAAGCGCGAGATGGGCACGAGCCTGTACGTGGGCTGGGCGGCCGCGGCGCTGCAGCTGCTGGGGGGCGCGCTGCTCTGTTGCTCGTGCCCCCCGCGCGAGAAGAAGTACATGCCCACCAAGGTCGTCTACTCCGCGCCGCGCTCCACCGGCCCGGGAGCCAGCATGGGCACAGCCTACGACCGCAAGGACTATGTCTAA